aaacTGATATCTACCCATAATTTGCTTGTCACTATGGTTGTGATTGAAGCCACAACGAGTTTATTTACTTAATCATGCAATAGATACAATCGGCGACTAAAATCACTTGACTCATAGTGGATGCaatcgattagcttccccatgTTGGCCCCTGggtgacaagagctaatcaaacgatcacactcgccctctcgcggtgacgtcatgcacctcgggccagcccaagtgacccgttccccaagcactgggggctgacctgggtgagcccctggaatgacgtcaaagctattcgacaCACAAggggcagactggggtcgacccagggaagctaatcgaacgcacccaatgtaaacaaacaaagtaaGCAACTGGTGACTCTAGCCACTGATAGTTTTTATTCTGGTGCAAATTTAATTTAGTTTGGTGCCTTTAAGTGGTGCGAGTCGCTCTTTAAAACTGTTAGGACTTAAAAGCGCCGAAGATAATAAGAGGTTATTAGACACATTGTGTCAAACGGAATGAAGAGAAGGATGTATGTTTTGAAAGGTGTTTGACTGACATACAGTAAGGcagtattttataaaataaaaacaaaacaagtttgcaaaataaatatttatatctGGAAAGAGAAATACTGAAGTGTGTTAATtgtcttttgtttatttttacatcCTCACAATTTATCTACACAACAATTTCCTTGACTCAAAGTCCCTCCTATTTAGATCAAATATTTTCTTTACATAATATTTATCATTCATGTAACATAAACTCATGTGTCACTTAATAGATGGAAACTTGTATCGGAGatagagaatattaattttggttttaatcagtactttcctgagctctatgaacaaaaatcacaggcgaTTGAatcgggtaggattcgaacccacaaccttcagGTTTTATTTTGCATTCCTGCCTGAACCCTTCAAAAGCTAGAGAAAAAATAGTTGCATCCCATAGTTTtgtaaatcattaaaaaaaattctcaaactGGATTTCTAAACCACTGAAATTGCCCCAGaatttgttaaatattattCTCAATTTGTGAGAGCAAATTACACTTTTCCCATTTCAGTTTATCAAATTTGGACCTCGAAAGATTTAAAGGTGGTCACCATTTGTGATCACCACCCAAATAAAAAACGTACAGAAAATAGTAGAACGACCTGACGATTCAACCCTAGTTGACTTCTCGAATTAGTCTTAATAAATAGAAAcgtctttaaaaaatataacgCTCAGAAGATCATGGCATAAAAATGTAGGTTTCTCAGTCCACTAACATTGAGCCTGCGTTTCTGCAGCCACAATCCACTGCAAAAGTTTACATTTATAACTCGCAACTCATCAGTGTAGTTGGCTTTAAGCACCTATACCATATAAAGCCAATGTTTTGGCATACCTTTTTTGTACATCTACTCTTTCTGGTTATTGCAGAGACTTGTTTGATAATGTCCGATCACAGAGGCATGTTTACATGTTTCTTGGGAGGATTGCTCTGAAAATCACTGCAAAAGTTGGCATTTATAGTGCACCAGTCGTTGGCTTTTAGTTCCTATACCATATAAAGCCAATGGGTTTTAGAAGTTGGCATACCTTATACTTTTACATCACACTCTTTCTGGTTATTGCAGAGACTTGTCGATAATGTCCGATCACAGAGGCATGTTTACATGTTTCTTGGGAGGATTGCTCTGAAAATTACTGCAAAAGTTGGCATTTATAGTGCACCAGTCATTGGCTTATACCATATAAAGCCAATGTGTTTTATTTACCTTTTTTGTACATTTACATCACACTCTTTCTGGCTATTGTAGAGACTTGTTTGATAATGTCCGATGTTTCTTGGGAGGATTACTCTAAAAAACACtacaaatttttacatttatagcgCACCTGCAGTTGGCTTTAAGTTCCTTTACCATATAAAGCCATTGTGTTAATATAAGTTGGCATACCTTGTACTTTTACATCACACTCTTTCTGGTTATTGCAGAGACTTGTCGATAATGTCCGATCACAGAGGCATGTTTACATGTTTCTTGGCAGGATTGCTCTGAAAATTACTGCAAAAGTTGGCATTTATAGTGCACCAGTCGTTGGCTTTTAGTTCCTATACCATATAGAGCCAATGGGTTTTAGAAGTTGGCATACCTTATACTTTTACATCACACTCTTCCTGGTTATTGCAGAGACTTGTCGATAATGTCCGATCACAGAGGCATGTTTGCGTGTTTCTTTGGAGGATTGCTCTGTTTCTTGCTGGCTAGGAGGTTCAAATCTCTGCATATCCTTTTCCTCGTTGTCTGTGGCTCAATGATGTCATCCACAAAacctaaataaaaaaacagtgaGATTTAATTAATAAGTCGACTTTAAAGACTGGTAAATACTCACAATTTAATTATCGTAAATATTTACTTGTTGAGAATGCAACTCATaccttaaaggtagggtcaaagATGGATCTACTCAAAactaatgaccagtaaaaagttacttggtgagaaacaccgcagctgttgatagtgaggACTATTTTAAGTAAAGGATTCCTTCGAAGTAATATGGTTTAGAAAATTGTTCACccccaacatttgaatctgagaaacgattcatgcatgaatctgTTATTTCTGAGGgttgccagaaacaccagggcaaacctcttctcttagcaataagtgtaacaaagtttttttacATGCATCACTAAACACACTAAACCTATGAAGCAGTAATGGTCTTATGTCTTGCTCAAGaaaacaagtgtcatgaccgggactggaacccacactctgtttatcagaaacaccagagcttgggtccggtgcACTTAACTGCTAGACCATGCACTGTGCTGTGCAACCCGAAAGGATCTGTTAAGAAACAGAGAAGGTTGACTCTTACCTCTGGTGGCTGCTGGGAATGGATTAGCAAACTTCTCAACATACTCTCGCTCTCTCTCAATGACATCATCGTGTCCTTTGAAGATGATCTGTACTGCACCCTGATGACCAAAACACAAATCATAATGTTAGTATCAAAGAGTGCCAGCTTttgatgttgttattgttgaATTCCATTATTAAGGTGGTTACATTCATCTAATTTTGTTGATGTCTACTTGAACAACACCACTTCTCGACCGGGGCTAGCTTGgtagtctagtggtaagacatctcgGCCAAATTCGtcgctctgcttactgtaagcaaagaatcagcgcttgcggaagcagggaattctgtgctacGCAAATCAAAATTTTTACGGGTCAGCAGGGAACTTGGTCTTGTGCGCGTACGTACTCCAAGTTACTAGGCACtctatgcttacacagctagcgcagaaattcagcgcttgacgtgcaagcagagaatggtgcTCGCAggattcggtggtaagcagagcctcatgaaattgggccctcctCTAGCATGGCAAATGGCATCGGCTCAAATCCCACCTTGAGTTTAatgaatttaaattttgtttaacagaactcaggaaagtactaagtatacagtgcttaatacactaCAGTGTAAGGGCAAAAGGTAAACATCACATCAAAGAGAATAGATGTATTACTTACAGCAGCTCCCATTACAGCCACTTCAGCGCTGGGCCATGCATAATTAATATCACCTCTTAGATGCTTTGAGCTCATAACATCGTAAGCTCCGCCGTATGCCTAGAAATAAATCAAGAATCAGAATGGTATGTTGAGACTCGGTAGCCAACAGTGCAATGGCCTCCTAGAATCGGCTACTATCAtaaaggtcaaataaataataggcACCTCTCACAGCActcattattgttttatgacAGGTTGAATTAACACAGCCATTATAAACCggattatttattattattaattattattatttattcggccacaaaatatgaaataatcaTACGGACATACATTACATGAGAGCGAACTAATAATTCATTAGGATAGGTAACAGGATGTCtaatgtataaataaacagactgaaattaaaaattatttaaaaaccaGGAGTAAGGGGCCAGGGATGGGAGAGGAGGAAATGGGTATGAGTGTATAGAGCAAAACTTGAAGTCcaagtaacaaaataaaaaagcagAAATTGAACACAGATTAATTATTAAAGGCAACATTAGGCAAGAAAAAGCTTATCATAACAATGTGTTATGTcaccagtggttagactgcaggacttgcaatcacaaggttgtgggttcgaatcccccagctaactgctaacttcacaatgactagaataaatattggcGGCTAGTTACTGAACCAcaacttttttatttgtgtaattcataatcacaaacattaaaccaatgtttgtatgaggaaattggctgttgccagcttggtgtttatatccctttgttggagtttgccaagttcccttgatgggaagatcatttaaacaaacaaacaaacaaacaaacaaacaaacaaacaaacaaacaaacaaacaaacaaacaaacaaacaaacaaacaagcaaacacatAATCCATTCTAAGATGGACTTGAGTTCAAGTTGTACCTTTCTAGTGATGACTGTTATCTTAGGTACCGTAGCCTCAGCGTAAGCATAAAGAAGCTTAGCTCCATGTCGGATTATTCCACCGTACTCCTGTGCAGTCCCAGGTAGGAAACCTGGCACATCAACAAATGTGACCAGAGGGATGTTGAACGCATCGCAGAAACGGACAAATCTCGCTCCTTTAACGGAGGAATTAATATCAAGACAACCTGGGGAAGAGGATTAGATTGGGACAagatttgtgttattttatttaaaatggtTTAATGAAAACAAAGACCATCGCAGCTAAAGGCTGAATTGCAGCCAACTAAAAAAAGAGTTAAAATAGACAAAATATATAGAGTTATAAAGAgtttaaaatatataaagttttaagtattttaaaagtatttttgattaaagtatttaaaagaaaatgcaagaaaacaataatttataaatttatatattaaaaaaaaaaaaatcttaatagATGATTATAATGGTAGACAAACTACAAAgagttaaaaatacaagaaagcaataatttataaaataaaaaaattgatgatTATAACAGTAGACAAAttacaaagagttaaaaatacatgaaaacaatcatttataaacaaaatgacaattttaagaaaCAAGATTAAGAGCAGCCAGGTATCTTTCACTTTGCATTAGCTTCGAAGTgtgacatttaaaaacaaaatttcaaaaaaaattgaatgaaaaagaaaataaccgTTCACAAAGACCACTGACCTGATGCGACCTTTGGCTGATTACCCACAATGCCTACAGTTCTACCACCCATCCGTGCAAAGCCGATGATGATATTCTTTGCGTGCGCTGGCATAATCTCAAAGAACTCACGATTGTCAACAACCTGAAGAAGGTACAACAAAAGATTGACTCAttaacaagtgagaatactgcacAGAAAGCTCAATCATCACAATAATGACTTTAAAACCACTTTGAAAGAAAGGATATCAATAATGGTCTTTTGCAGTGctgttgtatatatatataagtatatatatataatatatatttctATAGACTTTTGTGgctgtaatgttttttgttttgttttatataatattttaaataatcttgtgtaaattttgtaaaattgttgtttaaaaggtcgaaatgaatttcccatcgtggataataaagtgaattgaattgaattgaattgcttGAGTCTATTAAACCTGTTTCAAATCTGGCATATTTAAGAAAGGTTTTTACAAAACAGAAACTAACCATATTCGataattttggtgtttttttctttttacccatacaccgatgtgtgttagcactgtatacgaTAAGCATATCAGCCTAGCTTCCCCCTTCCCCCATACGTAAAtctttcagtgccaaggtcatacatgtatgatctattttatgtattcCGAAAGCACCATCCATTATCGCAAATGTACAATCTTTCTATGTTCTCATGAAGTGACATCAATCGTACAATAAGAGTTCTTCTTTGTAGAGCCTTCAGTCTGATTATAATCTTCATTTAGTTCATTAACCTCATTAATGTATGTTGGGCCAATATTCACATTTGCTCCttatatacaaattaaaaactttgaaagaaaacCTGATGAACTTACAGCACGTACTACATCCAGAATGTCATATGGTTTGTTGGTTTCTGGTGGTACGATGTTATCCAAAACAGGAACCAACCGGTCACTGTAGAAATCAAACAAGATCAAAATGATAAAATTGTCTTGGACGATATTGCCATTGCCATACATGCGGCTACAGCTAAGTGTACGACTATTGCTAAGGATGAACTATACTTCAAGTACGATGATCAGAAATTTAGCCGTAGCTAGAAGAATATTGAGTCAAATCTATGTATACAGTGCTCACTGCATGCAGACGATCAGAAGTAAGCTCTCCAGAGctgcgttttgattggtccgaggtggtGTTTGTCAGCTACACTCACATAGCCTCCAaccaatcaaaactaatatatggaaagcttacatcactgcatgtttatccgatgaaatcactggttctgaaaagcaagtacctgtctttatccttgcggacacacagggtaccagtctacTAACTGCTTTGCTACAGGTCACCACAAAGTTTGAACTTCATCAGAAAGTTTGATGACCTTACCTTGGATCATCGCAAGACATGAGAGGGGCGGGGTCTAGGTTACTGAGAGGGAGGAAGTTGTACAACTGGCGGAGTTTCAACAGAGCATCGATGTCATTCTCAAAGGCACCGTGGGCGACACCTGCAAGAAAGATCAATATTTAAAGtggttttgtttgttctaaTTTGTTGTTCTTTAAAGGATAGAGCATGatttcacccaggggtataaatgggtacctgcgaagttagaggttgatattgtgtttgaaaaagccactGGAGTGCCATGTCAGCCTTGGGTTTTTTCcccccaagggagctgagaaagattacaggattGTTATTGGCACAATGACGAGGGCACTAGAGGGATGCAAAGCGCATCAATACTTTGATGTTAAATGAGCTCTACAGAGCTGTTTGTAAATGAAACCTGCGGGTCCAGTTCtcaatttggaaccgggtaATCATAAGGAACTGTGCAAGCTTATCCCACTTCTTACCTGATATTGATGTATGCGTCTTGGCCCCACCGAGCTGCTCATATGTAACATCCTCCTGAGTGACTGCCTACGAGAGAAAGAAGAATTCCAGCAATTAATTGTAATCATTGTGGCTTAATACTTGTCACAAATATAAAACAAGACAACATCGCTCAGAAAATGTCTTAGGTAACAAAATCACAATTAAAGCGGGGGAGGGTGGGAGTGGGATGGGAGTAGAGGTAGGAGATGCCATTGGATCAAAGACAAAGGGTTGCTAATTTTTTTGGTTTAACACATAGTTGCTTACCTTAACGACCTCTGGTCCTGTTATGAAGAGGAATGAGGtatcctgcaaaaaaaaaaagaagaggttTATCTAATAAATGGTTaaattgcatcagggataaggaatattcattttggtttttacccatacacaccgatgtTTCATCTAAATGATCCATTTAGCAAAAATCAAGTCCCAATAATTGAGCGACAAAACCTGATCATACCTTAACCATGAAAGTGAAGTCAGTCAATGCCGGGGAGTAAACAGCGCCACCTCAAAGTGAAAAGACATCAAAAAGAttcttaaaaataatttcaaaaataaactaCTTACTCGGCTAGAGAGGTAAACAACAAGAAGTCCCCTTGCTAAAGCCAAAGTAGTAGTCTCAGCCGATTTTTCTACCTCCTGTCTcggtagtagttaaaaatcaGAACAgtacttttcagaactgagaagtctcccaaattccatAAATCTTCTCTGCGGTAgcagaatataaagcaagacaagttctcaaaagaacataatctaccagcaagtagatacacgatgtgaccgcaaaccaataaaaatctttttttgtctGCTATGCAAATTTGCCCAAGACAGCTTTAAACACCACTATTGGTAAGGGGGCTAAGCCTACAAGACGAAAACATTTACAGCAAGGACTACTCACCAGCACATGGTCCCATGATGAGTGAGATTTGAGGAACGACTCCAGATGACATCACATTCCTCTGTTAAAAGCATAACACAATGCAatttcaactggaaccagtgacagcgagattggtttttgtttaaacaaattatttcaaaactttaagatttaagtttcagtttgtttctttaaaatccagatgtcaatgtttgactttgagcctgaaatttttttttaacattttttgtattccaaaaactttaacatttttttttattccaaaaactttaacattttcttattccaaaaacttcaacattattggaaaatatagctaaaaactacaaaaaatgactgacaagtatatatagcAATCTCAGTTGGGCTTGTAcataccaaaaacaactcaactcaaagactgaaacttaaaccaaaaactttaacatttccactgaGTGTGGACGGccggacggacggacagacggatggacagacggacggacggacaaaatcggtattacataggctcgcaTACAGCTAAAGCAGCTCGCCAAAAATCATCATCTTATAAGCACAATCTTGACAGCACAAGCACAGAGCACAAATAGATTTTGCAACCCACTCTCTCCAGGACAGCTGCAATGCTTTAGAGAGAGTATAACAATTAAGACTCAAGACTCAAGATTCAAGATCCATACCTGGAAGATATCGGCGTACCCAGCTAGAGACTCCACCCCTTCCTGGATCCGAGCTCCTCCCGAGTCGTTCAACCCAATGACAGGAGCTCCGACCTCCATGGCTTGGTCCATGATCTTGCAAATCTTACGGGCATGAGCACTGGACAAGCTACCACCATGAACTGTGAAGTCCTGAAGGAAAGAAAGAAATGAAGTTTGTGTTTTTAGAAAAACTTTGGGTCGAACAAAGACATATTTACTAGagagggattcgaacctgtGTCCTCTGGATTAACCAGCATGGTCCGCTGGCCAagtgttaggccgtgtccgaaacggcgatttggctacagctacggctagatcgcgcgcgtctgcctattcttcaacactggtagacgcgatgatctagacgtagctgtagccgaagtcgtcgtgtcggacacggccttagttaaAATACCAGAGGACCTGTCAAAGGTGAGTGAATATGGTAtcatgaaagagaaaaaacaaatcctGGTGCTTCAAACAGAAGCTTTGTTTTCTTGGCTTCGTTAAGATATGGTTTCTTCGAGCCAGCGGTAAAATTAATTCGGCAGTTTCGCTAAAAGACCAGAAAGAACACCCCAGTGGTAACTGGTTAAAATGTTAATACAATGTTGCTCTTACCTGGCTAAAAATATATGCAACTCTACCGTGGATCAAACCATGTCCAGTTATGACCCCGTCACCTGGAAACTAAAGACaagacaaaacaatttttaaatctcTCAATATAATCTTACTCTATAACTCCACACAATTAAACTTTTATAAATTGTATCGTAGTAGGGTTGGGACATTTaactggttaaagccattgtacactttcggtaaacagtattgtccaagtccacttcgtgtatcacaacttatatataaaataacaaacctgtgaaaatttaggctcaatcggtcatcggagtcgcgagcaaataacgggaaaacccactcctgttttcgcgtgtttcgccgtgtcatgacatgtgtttataacaaatccgtaattcacgctaacgagaatttatattgttttaccgttttctcaaaaagtaaagcatttcatggactaatatttcaagagaagtctttcaccatcaccttctgtaaaccatgtaaattatttgtaaatctgtgaacttttttttttttccctgtaccgaaagggtccaatggctttaactttaacccatacaaaatgttcaaagttgttttaaattttgtttaaagggttaAACGAAATGACAGTGGGGTAATAAAAAGCATCTGTTAACATCTGCTTCTTTTACAAGTGTGCTGATTATAGAAAATCACAAGTTCCGTTTACCTGTTtaggaaaataaacaaagatGCAAAACCCTTTATAATACTGCAGTTGCCATATCATTCATAACTATATTCCTATTTTAGCAAGTGGTATTCTGAGCATTGTTGTAGGAACATTTTTGAAGTTTCTCACAAACCTTTTTGTTATCAGCATCCATTCCAAAGTCGGTACATCGATGCTCGGCAAACATGTCAAACTCCACAAAACTCTCTGGATCAACGAGTAGATTGACTCGCTCACGGGCCGTTAACTTCCCCTGGAGAGTAACAGTAGACAATTAAAAAGCATTAAATGTAAAAAGACTGATTTTGATTGAATGAACAATCACCATCTTTTACTTTCCCCTAAGAAAATGTTAATGGTAGCCTTTCCGATTCCTTATCCTGCCAGCAGTCCCCACTTTCCTTGACCttcccaggaaaaaattcccattgaaaaaaatcaatgggatttaatgggatcccattgaaaatttgaatgggaTTAATGGGATACAATGGGATTGGggtggaatttgggacatattcAACCGGATCTAATGGGATCCAcaggggatcccattgaatcccattgaaacaatgggatcccattgaatcccattcaaaatatcaatgggactcaatgggaattttttcctgggtTGAATGTATTTGGaatttgggataactttccgtatggcgccaccactttttcactcat
The sequence above is a segment of the Asterias amurensis chromosome 12, ASM3211899v1 genome. Coding sequences within it:
- the LOC139944871 gene encoding propionyl-CoA carboxylase beta chain, mitochondrial-like; translated protein: MGLASRFATNIFCKNASFKGPFVSLKMQSRPCSMAVIADVRSKIEQKRQQAIEGGGLRRIEAQHKRGKLTARERVNLLVDPESFVEFDMFAEHRCTDFGMDADNKKFPGDGVITGHGLIHGRVAYIFSQDFTVHGGSLSSAHARKICKIMDQAMEVGAPVIGLNDSGGARIQEGVESLAGYADIFQRNVMSSGVVPQISLIMGPCAGGAVYSPALTDFTFMVKDTSFLFITGPEVVKAVTQEDVTYEQLGGAKTHTSISGVAHGAFENDIDALLKLRQLYNFLPLSNLDPAPLMSCDDPSDRLVPVLDNIVPPETNKPYDILDVVRAVVDNREFFEIMPAHAKNIIIGFARMGGRTVGIVGNQPKVASGCLDINSSVKGARFVRFCDAFNIPLVTFVDVPGFLPGTAQEYGGIIRHGAKLLYAYAEATVPKITVITRKAYGGAYDVMSSKHLRGDINYAWPSAEVAVMGAAGAVQIIFKGHDDVIEREREYVEKFANPFPAATRGFVDDIIEPQTTRKRICRDLNLLASKKQSNPPKKHANMPL